CTCAAGATGTGTTGAAGGATCATCAACCGGAATCCGGGATGACTCTGCAATCATTACCATTAGCATGGCCACAAACAGTAGGATATTTACAGTAGAAAAAGCACCAATGCTCTCTTTTACTGCGTATTCATATATTGAGAAAACACTTGTCGAAGCAACCTCGGGGTTCGCACCTACAGTAATGATAATTAGAAAAAGTGCAGGTTCAACCAAAGCGGAAACCAGTAATTCTCTACTGCTTCCCATTCCTCCAAAGGTGCTCCCGGTGTCCAGTCCTGCCAGAGCCATGAAAATACGTCCGGCTACCAAGAGGTAAACTATGACAAGAAGGTCGGTATAAAAGGAAAAACCTTTAAACTGATATATTATAGGTAAGCACATAGCTGCCGCAAGGGAAGTTATGAAATAAACATATGGTGCCACAGTGTAAATCCATGAAGAAGTGCTTGACACCACCAAATCTTTTTTTAACAGCTTTATCAGATCATAATAGGGTTGAAAAATCGAAGCACCTATTTTATGCTGTATTTTTGACTTAATTTTCCTTATTATACCAGTAAACAGCGGAGCTATTAACAGTAAAAAAATCATTTGAAAAATAAACTTTAGTATTGAAACAAACATATATACGTGATCCTTTTTTTAATTTTTTTATGCCGTAAATGAATAATATAAAAGCATGAGTACCATAGCTACAAAGAAATACATTAAATACGCATGTATACTTCCTGTCTGAACGGTAAAACGGATTTTCCTTGAAAACTTAATTATAGTACTTATAATAGGTACATATAGATATTTTTCAAAAAATCTTACCGTAGATGTTGTATATTTACCCTCTTTAATATGATAAGGTGCTATTCCTTCTGTTATTTCCAAATCCCTTCCAGGTTTAAAGAATCCTCTGAATATAATTCTCAAAGATTTAGAAAAACCTGTTGCAGAATACTGCATTTTAGGATTTAGTTTTGTAAATCCGCAATCCCACGTATTATAACGTTCAACAGAGGTTCTTTTTCTCAAAGCCATTACTACCACCAATAATAAACCTCCCAATAGCACCAGCAAAATTGCCGTAAGGCCTGAAGATATACTCAAACTGCTGTTACCGACGGGGTAATATTGGGGTGATAAAAGCGACCAGTCTGTTGCTAACATCTTAATGTTAATCAGTTGACTGCCAACACCGTCTATCAACCTTATAGCATATTTTGGCAAAATACCAAGCAACAGACAAAGCACTGCTGCTGATGCAAGTGCTGCCAGCATAGGTTTGCCCGGCTCTTTGGCACTTTCTGCCTTGAGACTCCTTGGCATTCCCAGGAAACTGATACCGAAAAATTTAACAAAACAGAATGCTACCAAAGCTCCGGTTAAAGCAAGTGCCGCAGCAGCAACCATAAGGATTACAACCAGCAGGAAGTTTTCCGACGGAGCAAAATAGCTTATACTGCTAATAATAGTCCTGAAAATCATAAATTCACTGATGAAGCCGTTAAAGGGCGGTACCGCAGAAATAGAAAGACAACCGATGAAAATAAACACCGAGGCTGCAGGCATTTTTTTTATTAAACCACCCAGTTTCTCCATGTTTTTAGTATGTGTTGAATATTGAATTGTGCCTGCACCCATGAAAAGCAGTGATTTGAAAACTGCATGGTTCAAAGTATGCAGAAGTGTTGCGGTTAAGGACAGGGAGAGCAGAGGATAGTTTTCCGATGCTCTTGCAATCATCATCATACCAATACCTGCCAAAATAATACCCATATTTTCTATACTCGAATATGCCAATAGTCTTTTAATATTCGTGGTAGAGGCAACAGAATATGCTATTCCGATTAATGCTGAAGCAATACCTATGCAAAGAACTGCTACTCCCCACCACAAACCACTAACAGGCAGAATGTTAAAAATAAATCTGAAAAGGCCGTAAATGGCCATCTTTATCATTACACCTGACATCAAAGCAGAAATATTACTTGGAGCTACCGGATGGGCATATGGTAACCAGATATGAACAGGTATAATACCAGCTTTGGTCCCAAACCCAACAAGCAGAAGTAAAAAGATAATATTTGCAGAACCGTGAGGTATGGATTGTGGATTAATTGATGATAAATTGAAACTGCCTGTATAAGCCGCAATCAGAACAAAGGCTGCCATAATACATACTGTTCCGATATAGGTCATTATTATGTATATTCTGCCGGCTTTCTGAACCTCATCCTTTTCATGCTCGTATATAACAAGGAAAAAAGAAATCAGTGACATCAGCTCCCAAAATACTAGGAAAAGCAGCATGTTACTACTTGCAACCAAAAGAACCATCGAAACAATGAACAAATTGTACAAACAACCGAAAACAGATATATTTTTTTTGGAAAAGTAGTGTGACATATATGTATATGAGAACAACGAAACAATAACTGCCACTATTGAAATAATCATTATAAAAAATGCAGACAGACTGTCAATATTAAATTCAATGGATAAAAATGGAATATTTGTATTAAAATCCAGTTTAGTTGATACATCTCTGGAATATATCAGCTTGTAAATCATTAAAAACGTAAGTAAGCTGCTTGCTAAAAGTGCAAACGAATTGGATAATCTGTTGGACCACTTTGGACTTGAATATGAAGCTAAAGATGTCAATGCTCCGGTCATATACAAGACTATACATATTATAAACAAAACTGCTATTTGATTCGACAACATGAGCCAAAAACCTCCAAAGAACCACTTATTCTAAAGACTTGCTAAACACAAATTATATAATACTACCATGAATTTTAAATGTCAAATAAGCACGATTCTTTGTTTTTAAACATTCTTTGTTTTTAAAGATTCTTTGTTTTTAAATAATATGACTCTTATTTGTTAACAGGTACAAGGATAGAGGCGTTCTCAGATAAGTCACTTGAATCCATATGATTTATCTTCTTTATTAAGTATATCTTCTTTCTGATATCGGTATTGCCACCGTACTTCGAGGCTATAGACCATAAGGAATCACCC
This genomic stretch from Ruminiclostridium cellulolyticum H10 harbors:
- a CDS encoding respiratory chain complex I subunit 1 family protein, which produces MFVSILKFIFQMIFLLLIAPLFTGIIRKIKSKIQHKIGASIFQPYYDLIKLLKKDLVVSSTSSWIYTVAPYVYFITSLAAAMCLPIIYQFKGFSFYTDLLVIVYLLVAGRIFMALAGLDTGSTFGGMGSSRELLVSALVEPALFLIIITVGANPEVASTSVFSIYEYAVKESIGAFSTVNILLFVAMLMVMIAESSRIPVDDPSTHLELTMVHEAMTLEYSGRHLAFIEMGSYIKQLVFMTFMANILIPVGLNMENILAGLSIYLLKLLVITFLAAIIEINTVKFRLFSLPNYAAIALIISVLGFLTRFVLI
- a CDS encoding hydrogenase 4 subunit B, producing MLSNQIAVLFIICIVLYMTGALTSLASYSSPKWSNRLSNSFALLASSLLTFLMIYKLIYSRDVSTKLDFNTNIPFLSIEFNIDSLSAFFIMIISIVAVIVSLFSYTYMSHYFSKKNISVFGCLYNLFIVSMVLLVASSNMLLFLVFWELMSLISFFLVIYEHEKDEVQKAGRIYIIMTYIGTVCIMAAFVLIAAYTGSFNLSSINPQSIPHGSANIIFLLLLVGFGTKAGIIPVHIWLPYAHPVAPSNISALMSGVMIKMAIYGLFRFIFNILPVSGLWWGVAVLCIGIASALIGIAYSVASTTNIKRLLAYSSIENMGIILAGIGMMMIARASENYPLLSLSLTATLLHTLNHAVFKSLLFMGAGTIQYSTHTKNMEKLGGLIKKMPAASVFIFIGCLSISAVPPFNGFISEFMIFRTIISSISYFAPSENFLLVVILMVAAAALALTGALVAFCFVKFFGISFLGMPRSLKAESAKEPGKPMLAALASAAVLCLLLGILPKYAIRLIDGVGSQLINIKMLATDWSLLSPQYYPVGNSSLSISSGLTAILLVLLGGLLLVVVMALRKRTSVERYNTWDCGFTKLNPKMQYSATGFSKSLRIIFRGFFKPGRDLEITEGIAPYHIKEGKYTTSTVRFFEKYLYVPIISTIIKFSRKIRFTVQTGSIHAYLMYFFVAMVLMLLYYSFTA
- the yneA gene encoding cell division suppressor protein YneA produces the protein MARKKYVLKDKKRFFSFLFFSLFLTFTLVYTVSVAGFTEKKYISVTVEKGDSLWSIASKYGGNTDIRKKIYLIKKINHMDSSDLSENASILVPVNK